The segment AGCGGTACCTGCGCGCCGACGTGCGGCTGTCCAAGATCCGCACGCTGCTCCGGCGCCAGGGTGTGCTCATCAGTTACCCCACGCTCCGACGCTTCGCCCTGGAGGCACTCGACTGGGGCCGCGCCGCGCCGACGATCCCGCTGGCTGACTGCGGCCCCGGGGAAGAGGTCCAGCTCGACACCGGCTGGATGACGCACCTGGCGCCCGACGCGCTGGGCCGGCGCCGACGCTTCCGGGCCTGGATCTTTACCCCGGTCCTGTCCCGCTACCGTTTCGTCTTCCCTGTGTTCCGCGAAACCACCGAGACGGCGATCGAGGCCTGTGAAGCCGCCTGGGCGTTCTTCCACGGCGTCTTCCGCGTCCTGATCCCCGACAACACGAAGACGATCGTCCAGCGCGCGGATCCCCTCGAGCCCCGGCTGCCGGCGGCCTTCCTGGAGTACGCCCAGGCGCGCGGCTTCGTCATCGACCCCACGCGCGTGCGCCGGCCGCGGGACAAAGCGCGCGTGGAGCGCGCCGTGCCCATCGTCCGCGACGACTGCTTCGCCGGGGAGGTCTTGCTGGACCTCGCTCACGCGCGGACGCACGCCGTGCAGTGGTGCCGCGAGGACTATGGCGTGCGGCGCCACCGTCGCACGCTGCGCCCCCCGCGCGAGCACTTCGAGGCCGTCGAGCAGCCGGCCCTGCGCCCGGCCCCCACCACGCCCTACGACATCCCGCTCTGGTGCGAATCCAAGGTCGCCCGCGATCAGCATGCCCAGGTGGCCCGCGGGCTGTACTCGCTGCCGACCCCGTATGTCGGCCACACCCTGCGGGCCCGCGCCGACTCCACCACCGTCCGCTTTTATGCCGGCGCCGTCTGCGTCAAGGTCCACCCCCGCGTCGCGCCGGGCCAGCGCGCCTTCGATCGCGCCGATTTCCCCGTCGACAAAACCATCTATGCCCTGCGCGACGTCGAGAGCCTGGCCCGCCGGGCCGAGGGCCATGGCCCTGCCGTCGGACAGTTCGCCCGCGCCCTGCTGGCCGGCGACTTGCCCTGGACCCGCATGCGCCAGGCCTACGCCCTGCTCGGCTTGGTTCGGCGCTATGGCGACGCCCGCGTCAACACGGCCTGCGAGACCGCGCTCGCCGCCGAGATGCTCAGCGTCCGTCGCCTTGCCCGGCTCCTCGCACTCGCGGCGCCGCCCGCCCCGCCGCCCCCCGCGCGCGTCCTGCCGCTCGCCCGATATCTGCGACCCGCCACCCACTACGCCCTGCCCCTGCCCTCCGCAGAGCGGCGGGAAGAAGGAGATCCCACATGACCCCTGACCCGATCTCGGCCGACCTGAAGACCGTGCTGCGTCGCCTCCGGCTCTCCCGCGTGCTCGACACGCTCCCTGAGCGCCTGACCCTCGGGCGCCAGCAGCCGCTGCCCCACCAGGACTTCCTCCTCCTCATCCTCACCGACGAGGTGACGCGCCGAGACAGCCTGGCCGCCACCCTGCGGGCGCAGCGGGCCGGCCTCGACCCCGGCGCCCAGCTCGAGCATTGGAACACCACGGCCCACGTCACCTTCGATCGCGCGCTCCTCAACGAGCTCGTCACGCTCCGCTTCCTGGAGGCGCATCACCACGTCGCCCTCGTCGGGCCCGTCGGCGTCGGCAAGAGCTTTCTCGCCCACGCCCTGGGCCACATCGCCTGTCGCCGCGGCCACTCTGTCCTCGCCCTCCGCACGGACGCGATGCTCAAGACCCTCAAGCACGCCCGGCTCACCCAGAGTCATGAGGCCGAGCTCCGTAAGCTCCTCGCCGTGGACCTCCTGATCCTCGACGACTTCGCCCTCGATGCCATGGAGGCCCAGGAGAGCCGCGACGCCTATGAGGTCTTCCTCGAACGGGACCGCGCCGGCTCGCTGATCGTCGCCAGCAACCGCGGGCCCGATGAATGGCTCGCCACCTTCGCCGACCCCGTCCGCGCGCAGAGCGCCCTCGATCGCTTCACCAGCCGCGCCTTCGACCTCGTCATCGAGGGCGAGTCCTACCGCACCCGGCTCAAGCCCAGCCTGCCAGCCCCCGCGCGCAAGGGCCCGGCCGCCCATGGATGATCCGGTCATCACCCGTGACCCGTCAGAAAGCGCCCCGCAGGGGGATACCGCACTATGGCCCGGCCTCTCGATCGCGCTCTCAGAGGCTCGTAGGCCCTGCCGCGCCTCACCGACTCCCGCTCACCAGCGGAGAAAGGAGTTGCATCACCCCGCGGTCCCGCCCTACAACCATCCTACGGCCGGCGCCCCCGGCCGGAGTCAACCCTAACTCGTCACGTGAGGGGACGGCCCCGAGGGTCCCATGTTTCTGAACAGGCCGGGTCCCATACTCCTGAAAATCGACATCCGCACCGACGGGCGCGTCCTCGTGACGCTCAAGGCCGCCTGGCGCGACGGCACGACGCATGTGCTCTTCGAGCCCATCGAGTTCCTCGAGAAGCTCGCGGCCCTCACACCGCGGCCCGCGATAAATTTGCTGCTCTACCACGCCGCCCTAGCCCCGCATGCCCGCTGGGGCTCACAGGTCGTTGGCTACGGCCGCACGGTGGCCGGAGATTCGGACGCCGGCCACGGCGCGGCCGGCCCGCGCGACGCCGGGGGCCAACGCCCCCCACGCTCCTGGGCCTGGGCGGCACTGATGCACCGGGCGTTCGCGCTCGACGTGTTGGCCTGCCCGCGCTGTGGCGGTCGCCTGCCTCTCCTCGCCCCCGTG is part of the Candidatus Rokuibacteriota bacterium genome and harbors:
- a CDS encoding ATP-binding protein, whose translation is MTPDPISADLKTVLRRLRLSRVLDTLPERLTLGRQQPLPHQDFLLLILTDEVTRRDSLAATLRAQRAGLDPGAQLEHWNTTAHVTFDRALLNELVTLRFLEAHHHVALVGPVGVGKSFLAHALGHIACRRGHSVLALRTDAMLKTLKHARLTQSHEAELRKLLAVDLLILDDFALDAMEAQESRDAYEVFLERDRAGSLIVASNRGPDEWLATFADPVRAQSALDRFTSRAFDLVIEGESYRTRLKPSLPAPARKGPAAHG
- a CDS encoding IS21 family transposase, whose translation is MAYREVTMLEVKEVLRLWLTGVRKKRIAAQLGLNVKTVRRYLGAAQAHGLTIVASPDQLDDGLLAAVVSAVQPGTGRPHGDGWAACVAHRDVIERYLRADVRLSKIRTLLRRQGVLISYPTLRRFALEALDWGRAAPTIPLADCGPGEEVQLDTGWMTHLAPDALGRRRRFRAWIFTPVLSRYRFVFPVFRETTETAIEACEAAWAFFHGVFRVLIPDNTKTIVQRADPLEPRLPAAFLEYAQARGFVIDPTRVRRPRDKARVERAVPIVRDDCFAGEVLLDLAHARTHAVQWCREDYGVRRHRRTLRPPREHFEAVEQPALRPAPTTPYDIPLWCESKVARDQHAQVARGLYSLPTPYVGHTLRARADSTTVRFYAGAVCVKVHPRVAPGQRAFDRADFPVDKTIYALRDVESLARRAEGHGPAVGQFARALLAGDLPWTRMRQAYALLGLVRRYGDARVNTACETALAAEMLSVRRLARLLALAAPPAPPPPARVLPLARYLRPATHYALPLPSAERREEGDPT